Proteins found in one Takifugu rubripes chromosome 17, fTakRub1.2, whole genome shotgun sequence genomic segment:
- the LOC105417691 gene encoding zinc finger protein GLIS2-like: protein MLSLDEPLDLKLPSRRRDGPLRLGKRPCSSFVCPPLAATRPRLLCSTFPSPPSSPDSQSPSQDRPGLCFSPAPALDLSLSPSSRHTSSFSPSPSSPSSLSPSSPLDSPGSSSSPQPHLFSRELAPSRGVEGRASPQGYQFYLPVGSPPRAYFPSSPFVGQNREKPVSPESSLSCRWMKCHQLFTSLQDLVDHINDFHVKPEKDSGYCCQWEGCARNGRGFNARYKMLIHIRTHTNEKPHNCPTCNKSFSRLENLKIHTRSHTGEKPYICPYEGCSKRYSNSSDRFKHTRTHYIDKPYYCKMAGCLKRYTDPSSLRKHIKAHGHFVAQEQGPSNRLGSGLGQPGHQSPTELPSAGRASVILPGASATLLGGLGTSLPLSAFCHTGALGHPGLPLFPMGGGRVGLGPLGLSDSLVHFGPTSMLGLGALRGIRHMGGREREEEEEMEEEGEVLNLSAGERSRPHDRLSWVVVPPSALLLKPAVVS, encoded by the exons ATGTTGTCCCTGGACGAGCCTCTTGACTTAAAGTTACCCTCTAGACGACGAGATGGTCCACTCAGACTTGGGAAGAGGCCTTGTTCTTCCTTCGTCTGTCCTCCTCTCGCTGCCACACGACCACGACTGCTATGCTCCACCTTTccttctccaccttcctccccaG ATTCTCAGTCTCCCTCTCAAGATCGACCAGGACTGTGCTTCAGTCCAGCTCCTGCCTTGGACCTCAGCCTGTCACCTTCCTCCCGTCACACCTCCTCGTTCTCCccgtctccttcctccccttcctcactctccccgtcctcccctctgGACTcccctggcagcagcagcagccctcagCCACACCTCTTCTCACGG GAACTAGCTCCTTCTCGAGGTGTGGAGGGCAGAGCTTCACCACAGGGTTACCAGTTCTATCTGCCCGTCGGAAGTCCGCCCAGGGcctattttccctcctccccGTTTGTTGGCCAGAACCGAGAGAAGCCGGTTTCTCCAGAGTCGTCTTTATCCTGTCGCTGGATGAAG TGCCATCAGCTCTTCACCTCGCTGCAGGACTTGGTCGACCACATCAATGACTTTCATGTCAAGCCCGAAAAGGATTCTGGGTATTGTTGCCAGTGGGAGGGGTGTGCACGGAATGGGAGGGGCTTTAACGCCAG GTACAAAATGCTGATTCATATCCGCACACACACCAACGAGAAGCCGCACAACTGTCCGACCTGCAACAAGAGTTTCTCACGTCTGGAGAATCTGAAGATCCACACCcgctcacacacag GAGAGAAACCCTACATCTGCCCTTATGAGGGATGCAGCAAACGATACTCAAACTCCAGCGACCGATTCAAACACACCCGCACCCACTACATAGACAAGCCCTACTACTGCAAGATGGCTGGCTGCCTGAAGCGCTACACGGATCCAAGCTCCCTACGCAAGCACATCAAGGCACATGGGCATTTTGTTGCCCAGGAGCAGGGCCCTTCAAATAGACTGGGATCCGGTTTGGGCCAGCCGGGCCACCAGAGCCCCACAGAACTGCCGTCAGCAGGCAGGGCCAGCGTCATCCTCCCCGGGGCTTCTGCAACTCTCCTCGGAGGCCTGGGAACATCTTTGCCACTTTCAGCTTTCTGCCACACCGGAGCTCTGGGCCACCCAGGATTGCCGCTCTTCCccatgggaggaggaagagttggCTTGGGACCACTGGGACTCTCAGACTCACTGGTACATTTTGGCCCCACATCCATGTTGGGGCTGGGAGCTCTAAGAGGTATTCGACACATgggtgggagggaaagagaagaggaagaggagatggaggaggagggggaagtcCTGAATCTgtctgcaggagagcggtccaGACCACACGACCGCTTGTCCTGGGTGGTAGTTCCTCCAAGTGCGCTCCTCCTTAAACCAGCTGTTGTCAGCTAG
- the akap8l gene encoding A-kinase anchor protein 8-like isoform X2: MDSRGFGSGYSSWGGGGGGGGSGNGGNGNRGSGGYDSMSGLGGYGSGGHMKRCLTGADAVIAKINQRLDMLTQLEGGFKGSRCDRFDQYESFDSRPSGFTSSRDLYRSGGSSYGFGDAREDNMPVGQRGGSGFGEGFGLGGGGGFGSPSSSYGVAKMRQNMRESFTSGQGGGSGGGGGGWAGAGRRSPRRGGSGGVRGVGGGYGSRRPDPTPIGGGGRGGGGRGKLPSLLSNRMYPESGGFHQGSIQGPQDFPGRHFGGGPRAGRQRGRKRPLNKVKPQHDMQKKRKQSLTAADEPESKINRMEGDAADAPQEQTEKNGDDSETNAEPKEANPAVDAEKASPKAEEKKVQHGKQSPGQNLDKHPKMRKRRGFLERVMFACSVCKFRSFYKEEMEAHLDSRFHKDHFKFLSGQLSKPTTDFLQEYLQNKFKKTEQRVSQMENHSAAICQMYREQDLTKELSMEHFMRKVEAAHCAACDLFIPMQPHLIQKHIKSPDHNYNRKGMMEQSKRASLSVARSILNHKLIGKKLESYLKGENPFSGNQDDQDPEDSMVIEGSEQELISEAAGGETVEGPVQPEGEAGQEEFEGEAPAATGADEEKIEEEQGTQGEGEEVAVEEEEQQDNQEEDEGFEIGGEEEGYVVQDEIGEEGLHIELEDEGLEVAEEEEKNDE; this comes from the exons atggatAGTAGAGGTTTCGGTTCTG GATACTCCAGctggggaggtggtggaggaggaggcggcagTGGCAACGGAGGCAACGGGAACAGAG GTTCTGGTGGTTATGACTCAATGTCTGGCCTTGGGGGCTATGGAAGTGGCGGCCACATGAAGAGGTGTCTCACTGGGGCCGATGCTGTCATTGCCAAAATTAACCAACGCCTTGACATGCTCACTCAGTTGGAGGGGGGATTTAAAGGGTCTCGATGTGACAG GTTTGACCAGTATGAGTCATTTGACTCACGCCCCTCCGGTTTCACCTCCTCCCGCGATCTCTACAGATCTGGCGGAAGTAGCTATGGTTTTGGTGATGCTCGTGAGGACAACATGCCGGTGGGCCAGCGAGGCGGCTCAGGCTTCGGAGAGGGATTTGGGctaggtgggggaggaggctttggcagcccctcctcctcctatgGAGTCGCAAAAATGCGACAGAATATGAGAGAGTCCTTCACCAGTGGCCAGggaggaggctctggaggtggaggtggaggatgggCTGGAGCAGGCCGACGTTCCCCCAGAAGGGGTGGAAGTGGCGGAGTTCGAGGAGTTGGAGGAGGTTATGGAAGCCGCAGGCCCGATCCCACTCCAATTGGTGGAGGCGGGCGGGGAGGTGGTGGTAGAGGAAAGCTCCCATCCCTCCTGTCCAACCGCATGTACCCTGAAAGTGGGGGCTTCCACCAGGGTTCCATTCAAGGGCCTCAAGACTTTCCAGGGAGGCATTTTGGCGGGGGCCCACGGGCTGGCCGTCAGCGAGGCCGCAAGAGACCCCTCAACAAA GTAAAGCCTCAGCATGAtatgcagaagaagagaaagcaAAGCCTCACCGCTGCTGATGAGCCAGAGTCAAAGATAAATAGGATGGAGGGCGATGCTGCAGACGCTCCACAAG AGCAAACTGAGAAAAATGGTGATGACAGTGAAACAAACGCTGAACCAAAG GAAGCAAATCCTGCTGTGGATGCAGAGAAAG CTTCACCtaaagcagaggagaaaaaagttCAGCATGGTAAACAGTCTCCAGGCCAAAACCTGGACAAGCACCCaaaaatgaggaagaggaggggttTCCTGGAAAG GGTGATGTTTGCATGCTCTGTGTGCAAGTTTCGTTCCTTCTacaaggaggagatggaagcgCACCTGGACAGTCGCTTTCATAAGGACCACTTCAAGTTCCTTTCAGGGCAGCTGTCCAAGCCAACCACAGACTTCCTGCAG GAATATTTACAGAATAAGTTCAAGAAGACAGAGCAGAGGGTTAGCCAGATGGAGAACCACAGCGCTGCCATTTGCCAGATGTACAGAGAGCAGGACCTCACTAAAG AGCTCAGCATGGAGCACTTCATGAGGAAGGTGGAAGCAGCCCACTGTGCAGCGTGTGACCTTTTCATCCCCATGCAGCCCCACCTGATTCAAAAACACATCAAGTCACCTGATCACAACTACAACCGTAAG GGCATGATGGAGCAGTCAAAGAGGGCCAGTCTGTCGGTCGCTCGTAGCATCCTCAACCACAAGCTCATTGGCAAGAAGTTGGAGAGCTACTTAAAG GGAGAGAATCCGTTCTCTGGTAACCAAGATGACCAGGATCCTGAGGACTCCATGGTGATCGAGGGGTCTGAACAGGAGTTAATCTCTGAGGCTGCAGGTGGCGAGACGGTCGAGGGCCCAGTCCAACCTGAAGGGGAAGCGGGTCAAGAAGAGTTTGAAGGCGAagcaccagcagcaacaggagcggATGAAGAAAAAATAGAGGAGGAGCAAGGAACGcagggggaaggggaggaggtggcagtggaggaggaagagcagcaggacaaccaggaagaggatgaaggttTTGAAATtggaggggaagaagaggggTACGTCGTACAGGACGAGATTGGCGAGGAAGGGTTACACATtgagctggaggatgaaggattaGAGGTGgcggaagaagaagaaaagaatgaTGAGTGA
- the akap8l gene encoding A-kinase anchor protein 8-like isoform X1, producing MDSRGFGSGYSSWGGGGGGGGSGNGGNGNRGSGGYDSMSGLGGYGSGGHMKRCLTGADAVIAKINQRLDMLTQLEGGFKGSRCDRFDQYESFDSRPSGFTSSRDLYRSGGSSYGFGDAREDNMPVGQRGGSGFGEGFGLGGGGGFGSPSSSYGVAKMRQNMRESFTSGQGGGSGGGGGGWAGAGRRSPRRGGSGGVRGVGGGYGSRRPDPTPIGGGGRGGGGRGKLPSLLSNRMYPESGGFHQGSIQGPQDFPGRHFGGGPRAGRQRGRKRPLNKQVKPQHDMQKKRKQSLTAADEPESKINRMEGDAADAPQEQTEKNGDDSETNAEPKEANPAVDAEKASPKAEEKKVQHGKQSPGQNLDKHPKMRKRRGFLERVMFACSVCKFRSFYKEEMEAHLDSRFHKDHFKFLSGQLSKPTTDFLQEYLQNKFKKTEQRVSQMENHSAAICQMYREQDLTKELSMEHFMRKVEAAHCAACDLFIPMQPHLIQKHIKSPDHNYNRKGMMEQSKRASLSVARSILNHKLIGKKLESYLKGENPFSGNQDDQDPEDSMVIEGSEQELISEAAGGETVEGPVQPEGEAGQEEFEGEAPAATGADEEKIEEEQGTQGEGEEVAVEEEEQQDNQEEDEGFEIGGEEEGYVVQDEIGEEGLHIELEDEGLEVAEEEEKNDE from the exons atggatAGTAGAGGTTTCGGTTCTG GATACTCCAGctggggaggtggtggaggaggaggcggcagTGGCAACGGAGGCAACGGGAACAGAG GTTCTGGTGGTTATGACTCAATGTCTGGCCTTGGGGGCTATGGAAGTGGCGGCCACATGAAGAGGTGTCTCACTGGGGCCGATGCTGTCATTGCCAAAATTAACCAACGCCTTGACATGCTCACTCAGTTGGAGGGGGGATTTAAAGGGTCTCGATGTGACAG GTTTGACCAGTATGAGTCATTTGACTCACGCCCCTCCGGTTTCACCTCCTCCCGCGATCTCTACAGATCTGGCGGAAGTAGCTATGGTTTTGGTGATGCTCGTGAGGACAACATGCCGGTGGGCCAGCGAGGCGGCTCAGGCTTCGGAGAGGGATTTGGGctaggtgggggaggaggctttggcagcccctcctcctcctatgGAGTCGCAAAAATGCGACAGAATATGAGAGAGTCCTTCACCAGTGGCCAGggaggaggctctggaggtggaggtggaggatgggCTGGAGCAGGCCGACGTTCCCCCAGAAGGGGTGGAAGTGGCGGAGTTCGAGGAGTTGGAGGAGGTTATGGAAGCCGCAGGCCCGATCCCACTCCAATTGGTGGAGGCGGGCGGGGAGGTGGTGGTAGAGGAAAGCTCCCATCCCTCCTGTCCAACCGCATGTACCCTGAAAGTGGGGGCTTCCACCAGGGTTCCATTCAAGGGCCTCAAGACTTTCCAGGGAGGCATTTTGGCGGGGGCCCACGGGCTGGCCGTCAGCGAGGCCGCAAGAGACCCCTCAACAAA CAGGTAAAGCCTCAGCATGAtatgcagaagaagagaaagcaAAGCCTCACCGCTGCTGATGAGCCAGAGTCAAAGATAAATAGGATGGAGGGCGATGCTGCAGACGCTCCACAAG AGCAAACTGAGAAAAATGGTGATGACAGTGAAACAAACGCTGAACCAAAG GAAGCAAATCCTGCTGTGGATGCAGAGAAAG CTTCACCtaaagcagaggagaaaaaagttCAGCATGGTAAACAGTCTCCAGGCCAAAACCTGGACAAGCACCCaaaaatgaggaagaggaggggttTCCTGGAAAG GGTGATGTTTGCATGCTCTGTGTGCAAGTTTCGTTCCTTCTacaaggaggagatggaagcgCACCTGGACAGTCGCTTTCATAAGGACCACTTCAAGTTCCTTTCAGGGCAGCTGTCCAAGCCAACCACAGACTTCCTGCAG GAATATTTACAGAATAAGTTCAAGAAGACAGAGCAGAGGGTTAGCCAGATGGAGAACCACAGCGCTGCCATTTGCCAGATGTACAGAGAGCAGGACCTCACTAAAG AGCTCAGCATGGAGCACTTCATGAGGAAGGTGGAAGCAGCCCACTGTGCAGCGTGTGACCTTTTCATCCCCATGCAGCCCCACCTGATTCAAAAACACATCAAGTCACCTGATCACAACTACAACCGTAAG GGCATGATGGAGCAGTCAAAGAGGGCCAGTCTGTCGGTCGCTCGTAGCATCCTCAACCACAAGCTCATTGGCAAGAAGTTGGAGAGCTACTTAAAG GGAGAGAATCCGTTCTCTGGTAACCAAGATGACCAGGATCCTGAGGACTCCATGGTGATCGAGGGGTCTGAACAGGAGTTAATCTCTGAGGCTGCAGGTGGCGAGACGGTCGAGGGCCCAGTCCAACCTGAAGGGGAAGCGGGTCAAGAAGAGTTTGAAGGCGAagcaccagcagcaacaggagcggATGAAGAAAAAATAGAGGAGGAGCAAGGAACGcagggggaaggggaggaggtggcagtggaggaggaagagcagcaggacaaccaggaagaggatgaaggttTTGAAATtggaggggaagaagaggggTACGTCGTACAGGACGAGATTGGCGAGGAAGGGTTACACATtgagctggaggatgaaggattaGAGGTGgcggaagaagaagaaaagaatgaTGAGTGA
- the akap8l gene encoding A-kinase anchor protein 8-like isoform X3, with protein sequence MEEKEKQVENSKPDCSPCLPCSLLFSVNPLPPSCRFDQYESFDSRPSGFTSSRDLYRSGGSSYGFGDAREDNMPVGQRGGSGFGEGFGLGGGGGFGSPSSSYGVAKMRQNMRESFTSGQGGGSGGGGGGWAGAGRRSPRRGGSGGVRGVGGGYGSRRPDPTPIGGGGRGGGGRGKLPSLLSNRMYPESGGFHQGSIQGPQDFPGRHFGGGPRAGRQRGRKRPLNKQVKPQHDMQKKRKQSLTAADEPESKINRMEGDAADAPQEQTEKNGDDSETNAEPKEANPAVDAEKASPKAEEKKVQHGKQSPGQNLDKHPKMRKRRGFLERVMFACSVCKFRSFYKEEMEAHLDSRFHKDHFKFLSGQLSKPTTDFLQEYLQNKFKKTEQRVSQMENHSAAICQMYREQDLTKELSMEHFMRKVEAAHCAACDLFIPMQPHLIQKHIKSPDHNYNRKGMMEQSKRASLSVARSILNHKLIGKKLESYLKGENPFSGNQDDQDPEDSMVIEGSEQELISEAAGGETVEGPVQPEGEAGQEEFEGEAPAATGADEEKIEEEQGTQGEGEEVAVEEEEQQDNQEEDEGFEIGGEEEGYVVQDEIGEEGLHIELEDEGLEVAEEEEKNDE encoded by the exons atggaggagaaggaaaagcaggtggaaaattccaaacCTGACTGTAGTCCCTGCCTCCcctgctctctgctgttctctgtcaaccctcttcctccctcctgcagGTTTGACCAGTATGAGTCATTTGACTCACGCCCCTCCGGTTTCACCTCCTCCCGCGATCTCTACAGATCTGGCGGAAGTAGCTATGGTTTTGGTGATGCTCGTGAGGACAACATGCCGGTGGGCCAGCGAGGCGGCTCAGGCTTCGGAGAGGGATTTGGGctaggtgggggaggaggctttggcagcccctcctcctcctatgGAGTCGCAAAAATGCGACAGAATATGAGAGAGTCCTTCACCAGTGGCCAGggaggaggctctggaggtggaggtggaggatgggCTGGAGCAGGCCGACGTTCCCCCAGAAGGGGTGGAAGTGGCGGAGTTCGAGGAGTTGGAGGAGGTTATGGAAGCCGCAGGCCCGATCCCACTCCAATTGGTGGAGGCGGGCGGGGAGGTGGTGGTAGAGGAAAGCTCCCATCCCTCCTGTCCAACCGCATGTACCCTGAAAGTGGGGGCTTCCACCAGGGTTCCATTCAAGGGCCTCAAGACTTTCCAGGGAGGCATTTTGGCGGGGGCCCACGGGCTGGCCGTCAGCGAGGCCGCAAGAGACCCCTCAACAAA CAGGTAAAGCCTCAGCATGAtatgcagaagaagagaaagcaAAGCCTCACCGCTGCTGATGAGCCAGAGTCAAAGATAAATAGGATGGAGGGCGATGCTGCAGACGCTCCACAAG AGCAAACTGAGAAAAATGGTGATGACAGTGAAACAAACGCTGAACCAAAG GAAGCAAATCCTGCTGTGGATGCAGAGAAAG CTTCACCtaaagcagaggagaaaaaagttCAGCATGGTAAACAGTCTCCAGGCCAAAACCTGGACAAGCACCCaaaaatgaggaagaggaggggttTCCTGGAAAG GGTGATGTTTGCATGCTCTGTGTGCAAGTTTCGTTCCTTCTacaaggaggagatggaagcgCACCTGGACAGTCGCTTTCATAAGGACCACTTCAAGTTCCTTTCAGGGCAGCTGTCCAAGCCAACCACAGACTTCCTGCAG GAATATTTACAGAATAAGTTCAAGAAGACAGAGCAGAGGGTTAGCCAGATGGAGAACCACAGCGCTGCCATTTGCCAGATGTACAGAGAGCAGGACCTCACTAAAG AGCTCAGCATGGAGCACTTCATGAGGAAGGTGGAAGCAGCCCACTGTGCAGCGTGTGACCTTTTCATCCCCATGCAGCCCCACCTGATTCAAAAACACATCAAGTCACCTGATCACAACTACAACCGTAAG GGCATGATGGAGCAGTCAAAGAGGGCCAGTCTGTCGGTCGCTCGTAGCATCCTCAACCACAAGCTCATTGGCAAGAAGTTGGAGAGCTACTTAAAG GGAGAGAATCCGTTCTCTGGTAACCAAGATGACCAGGATCCTGAGGACTCCATGGTGATCGAGGGGTCTGAACAGGAGTTAATCTCTGAGGCTGCAGGTGGCGAGACGGTCGAGGGCCCAGTCCAACCTGAAGGGGAAGCGGGTCAAGAAGAGTTTGAAGGCGAagcaccagcagcaacaggagcggATGAAGAAAAAATAGAGGAGGAGCAAGGAACGcagggggaaggggaggaggtggcagtggaggaggaagagcagcaggacaaccaggaagaggatgaaggttTTGAAATtggaggggaagaagaggggTACGTCGTACAGGACGAGATTGGCGAGGAAGGGTTACACATtgagctggaggatgaaggattaGAGGTGgcggaagaagaagaaaagaatgaTGAGTGA